The nucleotide window CCAGTCTTAGTCGTTCCGCTGGATGGCCGGATCACGAAGTACCAGAGTTTGCTTCAGTTCTGGCCAGACGGGCATTCACGCGCAAAATGCCCCGGCTCCCCGCAATGAAAGCAGCCGCTACGGCCGCCGCCTCCATAACCGCCACCAGATCTCCCACCGCTCCCTTGGTTGCAGTCCCTCGCCAAATGACCCGGCTGCCCACAAGTGTAGCAAGCTCCAGCACCACCTCCCCCGTAACCGCCACCACCTCCCCCGTAACCGCCACCACCTCCGCCataaccgccaccaccaccaccataatagccaccaccaccaccaccgcgtCCTCCGCCTCTTCCACCCCGTCCTCCCCTTCCACCGCCGTAACCACCACCATACCCACCACCGCCGCTTCCCCAACCTCTACTACCACCAAAACCCCTTCCAGCACCACCTCCACCCCCTCCGCTGGGCAAGGGAGAGCCATCCGGCCCGGTGACATCCACGGCCTTGGTCCTGCCGTCGTCCCCAGTTTCGACCTCAAACTCGACGGGATCTCCTTCGGAGAGAAGGCGGAATCCCTCCGACCTGATAGAGGTCTGGTGGACGAACAGGTCGTCGGTGCCGTCATCCGGCGTGATGAACCCGAACCCCTTCTGCGAGTTGAACCACTTCACCGTGCCCCTTCCTCTCTTTCCCTGCGCCATCTCCATCCTCTCCCTCCCTCAAATCCACAACAccctcaaagaagaagaagacctcTCCTGGCAGGAGGcttcgagagagagagagaga belongs to Nymphaea colorata isolate Beijing-Zhang1983 chromosome 13, ASM883128v2, whole genome shotgun sequence and includes:
- the LOC116267331 gene encoding glycine-rich protein 2-like encodes the protein MEMAQGKRGRGTVKWFNSQKGFGFITPDDGTDDLFVHQTSIRSEGFRLLSEGDPVEFEVETGDDGRTKAVDVTGPDGSPLPSGGGGGGAGRGFGGSRGWGSGGGGYGGGYGGGRGGRGGRGGGRGGGGGGYYGGGGGGYGGGGGGYGGGGGGYGGGGAGACYTCGQPGHLARDCNQGSGGRSGGGYGGGGRSGCFHCGEPGHFARECPSGQN